GTCATATTTTTTAGCTTCTTCTACTTCTGACATATCACGATAACGAGTATCATCATCATCACTGGTATGAGGCATGTATCGTTCAACTTTAGCTTCAACCAATGTAGGTCCTTCTCCCTTAAGGCAACGATCTACTGCCTCTTTCATAACTTTAAAAACTTGGAGAGGGTCAGTTCCATCAACTGCAATGCCCGGCATACCATAGGCTGCGCCTCTAATAGCTATGTCCTCGATAGCCATTTGTTTAGATATTGGTACCGATATAGCATATTTATTATTTTCGCAGAAGAATATTATTGGTAGTTTATGAATGGCTGCAAAATTCATAGCTTCATGAACTTCACCTTGACTTGCACCACCATCACCAAAGGTTGTTATAGTAACTGTTTTGTCATTTGTAACTTTGGAAGCTAAAGCATGGCCTACTGCATGAGTAACTTGAGTGCTTACGACATTTGAAAAATTATAGAGACCTAATTCAGGGATTGCTCCTTGGTTAGCGAATTGCCTAGAACCACTAAATGGTTCTCCTTCTTTTGCAAGAAATCCACACAAGGTTTCTACTGGTTTAACTCCGGCTGAAATTACCATAGCTAAATCTCGATAATATGGATAATAAGCTGCATTTGGAGCTGTTCGTAAAGCCCAAACTGCACCCATTTGAGCAGCTTCGTGACCTTGGCAGGATGCTACAATTGCTGCTTTGCCTTGTCTATTCATCATCCATATTCTTTCATCTAATGTTCTAATCAGTAACATATTGGAATAAATTTCAAGTAAGTCCTCTTGAGTTAAACCTAACTTAGCAAGTTCAGGAGCGGAATATAAGTCTCCTGTAGTTTTCTTTTTATTTCCACGGGTTGTTGCCATAGTTTAATCTCCTTAATAGCCTAGTACATACAAGACTTTAATGGTTGCCTACAAGAATTATACAGTATCCGGAAAAAGAATCACAACAGATTAGGTGGTAAAACAATATAAAAAACATTAAAGTATATATATAAACTTATCGTTCGGATGGGAATTATGGAGAAAATTAAGTATAGTTTATTTGTGTTTTCACTAATAGCACCATCGTTAGCCGCTGTTATATATTTAAGTGCTTCACTTGCTACAATAA
The SAR202 cluster bacterium DNA segment above includes these coding regions:
- a CDS encoding thiamine pyrophosphate-dependent dehydrogenase E1 component subunit alpha, coding for MATTRGNKKKTTGDLYSAPELAKLGLTQEDLLEIYSNMLLIRTLDERIWMMNRQGKAAIVASCQGHEAAQMGAVWALRTAPNAAYYPYYRDLAMVISAGVKPVETLCGFLAKEGEPFSGSRQFANQGAIPELGLYNFSNVVSTQVTHAVGHALASKVTNDKTVTITTFGDGGASQGEVHEAMNFAAIHKLPIIFFCENNKYAISVPISKQMAIEDIAIRGAAYGMPGIAVDGTDPLQVFKVMKEAVDRCLKGEGPTLVEAKVERYMPHTSDDDDTRYRDMSEVEEAKKYDPLKLLKDKLMKNGILSEEQNKEFENDAKKEVNAATEFAEAAPFPKADDFYEHVYSEE